Proteins from a single region of Helicobacter pylori:
- a CDS encoding beta-ketoacyl-ACP synthase II codes for MRRIVVTGMGMINSLGLNKEDSFLAIAKGECGIKNIESFDASAFPVRIAGEITDFDPTEVMNPKDVKKAGRFIQLALKATKEAMKDSGILDAHNKCPEELANRMGVSSGSGIGGLGNIEANSIFCFEKGPRKVNPFFITSALVNMIGGFTSIEFGIKGPNLSSVTACAAGTHAIIEAVKTILLNGADKMLVVGAESTICPVGIGGFASIKALSTRNDDPKKASRPFDKDRNGFVMGEGAGALVLEEYESAKKRGAKIYAEFAGYGESGDANHITAPAPEGEGAFRAMKMALEMAKVEVGYVNAHGTSTHYNDWYESIALKNVFGSKEKVPPVSSTKGQIGHCLGAAGALEAVISIMAMNQGILPPTINQETPDPECDLDYIPNAAREKQVDAVMSNSFGFGGTNGVVIFKKA; via the coding sequence GTGCGTCGGATTGTAGTAACTGGAATGGGAATGATCAATTCGCTAGGTTTAAATAAAGAAGATTCTTTTTTAGCGATCGCTAAAGGGGAATGCGGTATCAAAAACATAGAAAGTTTTGATGCGAGCGCGTTTCCTGTGCGTATTGCTGGAGAAATCACTGACTTTGACCCTACAGAGGTGATGAACCCCAAAGATGTTAAAAAGGCGGGTCGTTTCATTCAATTAGCCTTGAAAGCCACAAAAGAGGCGATGAAAGATAGTGGGATTTTAGACGCTCACAATAAATGCCCTGAAGAATTGGCAAATCGCATGGGCGTAAGCTCTGGCTCTGGGATTGGCGGGTTAGGCAATATTGAAGCGAATTCCATTTTTTGTTTTGAAAAAGGCCCTAGAAAAGTCAATCCCTTTTTTATCACTTCTGCGTTAGTGAATATGATTGGCGGTTTCACTTCCATTGAGTTTGGCATTAAAGGGCCTAACCTCTCTAGCGTAACGGCTTGTGCAGCAGGTACTCATGCCATTATTGAAGCCGTTAAAACCATTTTGCTTAATGGGGCTGATAAAATGCTAGTCGTGGGAGCGGAATCCACCATTTGTCCTGTAGGGATTGGGGGGTTTGCGAGCATTAAAGCCCTTTCTACAAGGAATGATGATCCCAAAAAAGCTTCAAGACCTTTTGATAAAGATCGCAATGGCTTTGTGATGGGCGAAGGCGCTGGGGCTTTGGTGCTTGAAGAATACGAGAGCGCGAAAAAAAGAGGGGCAAAAATCTATGCAGAATTTGCTGGGTATGGTGAGAGTGGCGATGCTAACCACATCACGGCTCCGGCTCCTGAGGGTGAAGGGGCTTTTAGAGCCATGAAAATGGCTTTAGAAATGGCGAAAGTGGAAGTAGGCTATGTGAACGCTCATGGGACTAGCACGCATTATAACGATTGGTATGAAAGCATCGCTCTAAAAAATGTGTTTGGCTCTAAAGAAAAAGTCCCTCCCGTTAGCTCCACTAAGGGGCAGATTGGGCATTGTTTGGGTGCTGCGGGCGCGTTAGAAGCCGTTATTTCTATCATGGCCATGAATCAAGGGATCTTACCTCCTACCATCAATCAAGAAACGCCTGACCCAGAATGCGATTTGGATTATATCCCTAATGCGGCCAGAGAAAAGCAAGTGGATGCGGTGATGAGTAACTCATTTGGTTTTGGTGGCACTAATGGTGTTGTGATTTTCAAAAAAGCCTAG
- the rlmB gene encoding 23S rRNA (guanosine(2251)-2'-O)-methyltransferase RlmB produces MQAVIYGKQVIMRILNSHQEKLQEIYLSKEIDKKFFFALKKACPNIIKVDNKKAQSLAKGGNHQGVLAKVELPLALPLKEVKKAQKLLVLCGITDVGNIGGIFRSAYCLGMDGVILDFAKELAYEGIVRSSLGLMYDLPFSVAPNTLDLINELKTSGFLCLGTSMQGSSQVENLSLKKCALFLGSEHEGLSKKILAKMDTILSVKMRRDFDSLNVSVAAGILMDKIN; encoded by the coding sequence ATGCAGGCAGTAATTTATGGCAAGCAGGTGATTATGCGCATTCTAAACTCTCATCAAGAAAAATTGCAAGAAATCTATCTTTCTAAAGAAATAGACAAAAAGTTTTTTTTCGCGCTCAAAAAAGCATGCCCTAATATCATCAAAGTGGATAACAAAAAAGCGCAAAGCTTGGCTAAGGGGGGGAACCATCAAGGGGTTTTAGCTAAGGTGGAATTGCCTTTAGCGCTTCCTTTAAAAGAGGTTAAAAAAGCTCAAAAACTTTTAGTGCTTTGTGGGATTACGGATGTGGGGAATATTGGGGGTATTTTTAGGAGCGCGTATTGCTTAGGAATGGATGGCGTTATTTTAGATTTTGCTAAAGAATTGGCTTATGAGGGGATTGTGCGATCCAGCTTGGGGCTTATGTATGATTTGCCTTTTAGCGTTGCGCCTAACACGCTGGATTTAATCAATGAATTGAAAACGAGCGGGTTTTTATGCTTGGGCACGAGCATGCAAGGCTCTAGTCAAGTAGAAAATCTATCCTTAAAAAAATGTGCTCTTTTTTTGGGGAGCGAGCATGAGGGGTTGTCTAAAAAAATCCTTGCTAAAATGGATACTATATTAAGCGTAAAAATGCGAAGAGATTTTGATTCGCTCAATGTGAGCGTGGCAGCAGGGATCTTAATGGATAAAATCAACTAG
- the rsmI gene encoding 16S rRNA (cytidine(1402)-2'-O)-methyltransferase has translation MLYFLPTPIGNLADITLRALEVLERCEIFLCEDTRVSKRLLHLLAQNPVISHSFPNIATQKREFIAFHSHNDREFLNKVELSFFDKEIAVMSDAGMPSLSDPGMSLVAHALKHNIPYDVLPGANALTTAFCASGFLEGRFFYAGFLPHKSKERRLKIAKILNALAYLEEKTPVVFYESPHRLLETLKDLNDLAKGMHLFAAKELTKLHQQYYLGEVSQIIERLRQNNIQGEWVLVLLNEKKIEPCMGLSALLELDLPPKIKAKIEAAMTQKNAKELYFQRLLEEKNQ, from the coding sequence GTGCTGTATTTTTTGCCCACTCCTATAGGTAATCTCGCTGACATTACGCTACGCGCCTTAGAAGTTTTAGAGCGTTGTGAGATTTTTTTATGCGAGGATACAAGGGTGAGTAAGAGGTTGTTGCACTTGCTTGCACAAAACCCTGTTATTAGCCATTCTTTCCCCAATATCGCTACTCAAAAAAGGGAATTTATCGCATTCCATTCGCACAACGACCGGGAATTTTTAAACAAAGTAGAGCTTTCTTTTTTTGACAAAGAAATCGCTGTGATGAGCGATGCGGGCATGCCAAGTTTGAGCGATCCAGGCATGAGTTTAGTCGCTCACGCTTTAAAACATAACATTCCCTACGATGTCTTGCCTGGGGCTAACGCGCTCACTACGGCGTTTTGCGCGAGCGGGTTTTTAGAAGGGCGGTTTTTTTATGCTGGCTTTTTACCTCATAAGAGTAAGGAAAGGCGCTTAAAAATCGCTAAAATTTTAAACGCTTTAGCGTATTTAGAAGAAAAAACCCCGGTGGTTTTTTATGAAAGCCCGCACCGATTGCTAGAGACTTTAAAGGATTTAAACGATTTGGCTAAAGGCATGCATTTGTTTGCGGCTAAAGAGCTTACTAAACTCCACCAGCAATATTATTTAGGAGAGGTTTCTCAAATCATAGAGCGGTTGCGACAAAATAATATCCAAGGGGAGTGGGTTTTAGTGCTTTTGAATGAGAAAAAAATAGAGCCTTGCATGGGGCTATCGGCGTTATTGGAGTTGGATTTACCTCCTAAAATTAAGGCTAAAATTGAAGCCGCTATGACACAAAAAAACGCTAAAGAGCTTTATTTCCAGCGTTTGTTAGAAGAAAAAAATCAATAA
- the rpmE gene encoding 50S ribosomal protein L31 — MKKGIHPEYIPCKVTCVTSGKEIEVLSTKPEMRIDISSFCHPFYTGSDKIADTAGRVEKFKQRYNLK, encoded by the coding sequence ATGAAAAAAGGCATTCACCCCGAATATATCCCATGCAAAGTTACTTGTGTAACTAGCGGGAAAGAAATTGAAGTTTTAAGCACTAAACCTGAAATGCGTATTGATATTTCTAGCTTTTGCCACCCTTTCTATACCGGTAGCGACAAAATCGCTGACACTGCAGGGAGAGTAGAGAAATTCAAGCAACGCTACAACTTGAAGTAA
- a CDS encoding YkgB family protein encodes MQALKSLLEMITKLQNLGGYLMHIAIFIIFIWIGGLKFVPYEAEGIAPFVANSPFFSFMYKFEKPAYKQHKMSESQSMQEEMQDDPKIVENKEWHKENRTYLVAEALGITIMILGILVLLGLWMPLMGVIGGLLVAGMTITTLSFLFTTPEVFVNQHFPWLSGAGRLVVKDLALFAGGLFVAGFDAKRYLERKGFCLMDRSSVGIKTKCSSGCCS; translated from the coding sequence ATGCAAGCGTTAAAATCATTACTTGAAATGATTACAAAACTCCAGAATCTAGGCGGCTATTTGATGCATATAGCTATTTTTATCATTTTTATTTGGATTGGAGGGCTTAAGTTTGTGCCGTATGAAGCCGAAGGGATCGCTCCTTTTGTGGCTAACTCCCCTTTCTTTTCTTTCATGTATAAATTTGAAAAACCCGCATACAAACAGCACAAAATGTCTGAATCCCAATCCATGCAAGAAGAAATGCAAGATGACCCTAAAATCGTTGAAAACAAAGAATGGCATAAAGAAAACCGCACTTATTTAGTGGCTGAAGCTTTAGGGATCACGATTATGATCCTAGGTATTTTGGTGCTTTTAGGGCTTTGGATGCCTTTAATGGGCGTGATTGGGGGCTTGCTTGTCGCTGGAATGACGATCACGACTCTATCTTTTTTATTCACCACACCAGAAGTGTTTGTCAATCAGCATTTCCCATGGCTTTCTGGGGCTGGAAGGTTAGTGGTTAAAGACTTGGCGTTATTTGCTGGAGGCTTGTTTGTGGCCGGGTTTGATGCGAAACGCTATTTAGAGAGGAAAGGGTTTTGCTTGATGGATCGCTCATCAGTAGGGATTAAAACTAAATGCTCTAGTGGGTGTTGCTCTTAA
- the rpsU gene encoding 30S ribosomal protein S21, whose amino-acid sequence MPGIKVREGDAFDEAYRRFKKQTDRNLVVTECRARRFFESKTEKRKKQKISAKKKVLKRLYMLRRYESRL is encoded by the coding sequence ATGCCAGGGATTAAGGTTAGAGAAGGCGATGCGTTTGATGAAGCTTACAGGAGATTCAAAAAGCAAACCGATCGCAATTTGGTGGTAACAGAATGCCGTGCTAGAAGGTTCTTTGAGTCTAAGACTGAAAAACGCAAAAAACAAAAAATCAGCGCTAAAAAGAAGGTTTTAAAGCGTCTTTATATGTTAAGGCGTTATGAATCAAGACTATAA
- the fabG gene encoding 3-oxoacyl-ACP reductase FabG — protein sequence MQFTGKNVLITGSSKGIGAEIAKTLASMGLKVWINYRSNAEVADALKNELEEKGYKVAVIKFDAASESDFVEAIQTIVQSDGGLSYLVNNAGVVRDKLAIKMKTEDFHHVIDNNLTSAFIGCREALKIMSKSRFGSVVNIASIIGERGNMGQTNYSASKGGMIAMSKSFAYEGALRNIRFNSVTPGFIETDMNANLKDELKADYVKNIPLNRLGSAKEVAEAVAFLLSDHSSYITGETLKVNGGLYM from the coding sequence ATGCAATTTACAGGGAAAAATGTTCTCATTACTGGGTCTTCTAAAGGCATTGGGGCTGAAATCGCCAAAACTCTCGCTTCTATGGGGTTGAAAGTTTGGATCAATTACCGCAGTAATGCTGAAGTGGCTGACGCTTTGAAAAATGAGCTTGAAGAAAAAGGCTATAAGGTAGCTGTCATTAAATTTGATGCGGCTTCTGAAAGCGATTTTGTTGAAGCGATACAAACCATTGTCCAAAGCGATGGGGGTTTGTCTTACTTGGTGAATAACGCCGGTGTGGTGCGCGATAAATTAGCGATCAAAATGAAAACAGAAGATTTTCACCATGTCATAGACAATAACCTCACTTCAGCGTTTATAGGTTGCAGAGAAGCCCTAAAAATCATGAGCAAAAGCCGTTTTGGGAGCGTAGTCAATATCGCGTCTATCATTGGTGAAAGAGGCAATATGGGGCAGACAAACTACTCAGCGAGTAAGGGAGGGATGATTGCGATGAGCAAGTCCTTTGCTTATGAGGGAGCTTTAAGGAATATTCGTTTCAACTCTGTGACGCCCGGTTTTATAGAAACCGACATGAACGCCAATTTGAAAGATGAACTCAAAGCGGATTATGTTAAAAACATTCCTTTAAACAGGCTAGGGTCTGCTAAGGAAGTGGCAGAAGCGGTAGCGTTTCTTTTGAGCGATCACTCTAGTTACATCACTGGAGAGACTCTCAAAGTCAATGGCGGGCTTTATATGTAG
- the acpP gene encoding acyl carrier protein, with amino-acid sequence MALFEDIQAVIAEQLNVDAAQVTPEAEFVKDLGADSLDVVELIMALEEKFGIEIPDEQAEKIVNVGDVVKYIEDNKLA; translated from the coding sequence ATGGCTTTATTTGAAGATATTCAGGCAGTTATTGCTGAGCAGTTGAATGTGGATGCGGCGCAAGTTACGCCGGAGGCGGAATTTGTGAAGGATTTGGGTGCGGACTCTTTAGATGTCGTGGAACTAATCATGGCGTTAGAAGAAAAGTTTGGCATTGAAATTCCTGATGAGCAAGCGGAAAAAATCGTCAATGTGGGCGATGTGGTAAAGTATATTGAGGATAATAAACTAGCTTAA
- the accA gene encoding acetyl-CoA carboxylase carboxyl transferase subunit alpha yields the protein MAIYLDFENHIKEIQNEIELALIRGDEDAKEILEKRLDKEVKSIYSNLTDFQKLQLARHPDRPYAMDYIDLILKDKYEVFGDRHYNDDKAIVCFIGKIDNVPVVVIGEEKGRGTKNKLLRNFGMPNPCGYRKALKMAKFAEKFNLPILMLVDTAGAYPGIGAEERGQSEAIAKNLQEFASLKVPTISVIIGEGGSGGALAIAVADKLAMMEYSIFSVISPEGCAAILWDDPSKTEVAIKAMKITPRDLKEAGLIDDIILEPSKGAHRDKFSAANTIKEYFLDALRTIQQDPHFLDNRYQKLMSLGSFVEGMN from the coding sequence ATGGCCATTTATTTAGATTTTGAAAATCATATTAAAGAAATTCAAAATGAAATTGAATTAGCCCTTATTAGAGGCGATGAGGACGCTAAAGAAATCTTAGAAAAAAGATTGGACAAAGAAGTTAAAAGCATTTACTCCAATCTCACTGATTTTCAAAAACTCCAATTAGCAAGACACCCTGACAGACCCTACGCTATGGATTACATTGATTTGATCTTAAAAGATAAGTATGAAGTCTTTGGGGATAGGCACTATAACGATGATAAAGCGATCGTGTGTTTTATAGGCAAAATTGATAATGTCCCAGTTGTGGTGATCGGAGAAGAAAAGGGCAGAGGGACTAAAAACAAGCTTTTAAGAAATTTTGGCATGCCTAACCCTTGCGGCTATCGTAAGGCTTTGAAAATGGCGAAATTTGCTGAGAAGTTTAATTTGCCCATTTTAATGCTTGTAGATACAGCCGGGGCGTATCCGGGGATTGGTGCAGAAGAAAGAGGCCAGAGTGAAGCGATCGCTAAAAATCTCCAGGAGTTCGCTTCCTTAAAAGTCCCTACTATTTCTGTAATTATCGGTGAAGGGGGCAGTGGTGGTGCGTTAGCGATTGCGGTGGCTGACAAATTGGCTATGATGGAATATTCCATTTTTAGCGTTATATCCCCAGAAGGTTGCGCGGCGATTCTTTGGGATGACCCTAGCAAGACTGAAGTGGCGATTAAAGCGATGAAAATCACGCCTAGAGACTTAAAGGAGGCGGGGCTTATTGATGATATTATTTTAGAGCCTAGCAAAGGGGCTCATAGAGACAAATTTTCAGCGGCTAACACGATCAAAGAGTATTTTTTAGACGCTCTAAGGACTATCCAACAAGACCCTCATTTCCTTGACAACCGTTATCAAAAATTGATGTCGCTTGGTTCGTTTGTGGAGGGCATGAATTAG
- the rho gene encoding transcription termination factor Rho, giving the protein MNENAPTHKSPHKVKTHTPVSGYHIEDLRTYPTEKLLEIANKLKVENPQEFKRQDLMFEILKTQVTQGGYILFTGILEIMPDGYGFLRGFDGSFSDGHNDTYVSPSQIRRFALRNGDIVTGQVRSPKDQEKYYALLKIEAINYLPSDEIKNRPLFDNLTPLFPDEQIKLEYEPTKVTGRMLDLFSPVGKGQRALIVAPPRTGKTELMKELAQGITSNHPEVELIILLVDERPEEVTDMQRSVKGQVFSSTFDLPANNHIRIAELVLERAKRRVEMGKDVVVLLDSITRLARAYNAVTPSSGKVLSGGVDANALHRPKRFFGAARNIEEGGSLTIIATALIETGSRMDEVIFEEFKGTGNSEIVLARNIADRRIYPAFDILKSGTRKDNILLGKDRLTKVWVLRNVMQQMDDIEALSFVYSKMQQTKDNEEFLNLMNEK; this is encoded by the coding sequence ATGAACGAAAACGCGCCTACGCATAAAAGTCCGCACAAAGTCAAAACACACACGCCAGTGAGCGGTTATCACATTGAAGATTTACGCACCTACCCTACTGAAAAGCTTTTAGAAATCGCTAACAAGCTCAAAGTGGAAAACCCCCAAGAATTCAAACGACAAGACTTGATGTTTGAAATTTTAAAAACCCAAGTTACGCAAGGCGGATACATTCTTTTTACCGGGATTTTAGAAATCATGCCTGATGGCTATGGCTTTTTAAGAGGGTTTGATGGGAGTTTTTCAGACGGGCATAATGACACTTATGTCAGCCCTTCTCAAATCAGGCGTTTTGCTTTAAGGAATGGCGATATTGTTACCGGTCAAGTGCGATCCCCCAAAGACCAGGAAAAATACTACGCCCTTTTAAAAATAGAAGCCATCAATTATTTGCCTTCAGATGAGATTAAAAACCGCCCTTTGTTTGACAATCTAACCCCTCTATTCCCTGATGAACAAATCAAATTAGAATACGAACCCACTAAAGTTACCGGCAGAATGCTGGATTTATTCAGCCCTGTGGGGAAAGGTCAAAGGGCTTTGATCGTTGCGCCACCAAGGACTGGGAAAACGGAGCTCATGAAAGAACTCGCCCAAGGCATCACCTCTAACCACCCTGAAGTGGAGCTGATTATTCTTTTAGTGGATGAGCGCCCTGAAGAAGTTACGGATATGCAACGAAGCGTTAAAGGTCAAGTTTTTAGCTCCACTTTTGATTTGCCCGCAAACAACCACATAAGAATCGCTGAGTTGGTGCTAGAAAGGGCTAAAAGGCGAGTGGAAATGGGAAAAGATGTGGTGGTTTTATTGGATTCTATCACCCGTTTAGCCAGAGCGTATAACGCTGTAACGCCTTCAAGCGGTAAGGTTTTAAGTGGAGGCGTGGATGCGAACGCCTTGCACAGACCCAAGCGCTTTTTTGGAGCCGCAAGGAATATTGAAGAAGGCGGGAGCTTGACGATTATCGCTACTGCATTGATTGAAACGGGATCCAGAATGGATGAGGTGATTTTTGAAGAATTTAAAGGCACCGGGAATAGCGAAATCGTTTTAGCGAGAAATATTGCAGACAGACGCATTTACCCGGCCTTTGATATTTTAAAATCCGGCACACGAAAAGATAATATCTTGCTTGGCAAAGACCGCTTGACTAAAGTGTGGGTTTTAAGGAATGTGATGCAACAAATGGATGACATAGAAGCCTTAAGCTTTGTGTATTCTAAAATGCAACAAACTAAGGACAATGAAGAATTTTTAAATTTAATGAATGAAAAATAA
- a CDS encoding ribbon-helix-helix domain-containing protein, translating to MELGNKNIKPGRKRVAVDELKRNFSVTFYLSKDEHDVLRRLADEEVESVNSFVKRHILKTIIYKKGTNQDSSINYDSSSRL from the coding sequence ATGGAATTAGGAAATAAAAATATAAAACCCGGTCGTAAGCGTGTCGCTGTAGATGAGTTGAAACGCAATTTTTCAGTGACTTTTTATCTCTCTAAAGACGAGCATGATGTTTTAAGACGATTGGCTGATGAAGAAGTAGAAAGCGTTAATTCTTTTGTCAAACGCCACATTTTAAAAACAATCATTTACAAAAAAGGCACTAACCAAGATTCTTCTATCAATTATGATTCTTCTAGTAGGCTTTAA
- a CDS encoding sialidase, translating into MEQHKKSLENLDISGVQNISKDISGAALEELSLKNLDKNLQILKEVGVTEICKATKIASKNIHSILEKRYESLSRVHARGFIQILEREYKIDLSAWMKEFDKVCVFKEGVSEEKNQETDPEETAKKPLKVELDYSINQANTSLSKKSSKWKPFVLVIGVIVIVLAVVIIQNSSSLKEEKERESAIKSGTKKSSFNDANLAEENKPEPTPKLEEKPKEQDKQEKEAIKEYPNTIYIIPKRDIWVEVIDLDEKKNSFQKVFKKNYSLETKNHRLLLRFGHGHLSLKNNHQEQNYNDSKTRRFLYEPAKGLTLINEAQYKELQQ; encoded by the coding sequence ATGGAACAGCATAAAAAAAGTTTAGAAAATTTAGATATTTCTGGTGTTCAAAACATTTCTAAAGATATTTCTGGTGCGGCATTAGAAGAATTATCGCTTAAAAATTTAGATAAAAATTTGCAGATTTTAAAAGAAGTTGGAGTAACAGAAATTTGCAAGGCGACTAAAATCGCTTCTAAAAATATCCATTCTATCTTGGAAAAACGCTATGAGTCTTTATCAAGGGTGCATGCTAGGGGATTTATACAAATTTTAGAGCGCGAGTATAAAATTGATTTGAGCGCATGGATGAAAGAATTTGACAAAGTGTGTGTTTTTAAAGAGGGCGTAAGTGAAGAGAAAAATCAAGAAACAGATCCTGAAGAAACAGCAAAAAAACCCCTTAAGGTTGAATTGGATTACAGCATCAATCAAGCCAATACTTCATTATCCAAAAAATCTTCCAAATGGAAACCCTTTGTTTTGGTTATAGGGGTGATTGTCATTGTGTTGGCGGTCGTTATCATTCAAAACAGCTCTTCTTTAAAAGAAGAAAAAGAGCGAGAAAGCGCTATTAAATCCGGCACTAAAAAGAGTTCTTTCAATGACGCTAATCTTGCAGAAGAAAACAAGCCAGAGCCAACGCCTAAACTAGAAGAAAAACCAAAAGAACAAGACAAGCAAGAAAAAGAAGCGATCAAAGAATATCCTAATACCATTTATATTATCCCTAAACGAGATATTTGGGTGGAAGTGATTGATTTAGATGAGAAAAAAAATTCTTTTCAAAAGGTTTTTAAAAAAAATTATTCTTTAGAAACCAAAAACCATCGCTTGTTGTTGCGTTTTGGGCATGGGCATCTTAGTCTTAAAAACAACCATCAAGAACAAAATTATAACGATAGCAAAACTAGGCGGTTTTTATACGAGCCAGCCAAAGGCTTAACGCTCATCAACGAGGCCCAATACAAAGAACTCCAGCAATGA
- the murI gene encoding glutamate racemase, whose product MKIGVFDSGVGGFSVLKSLLKAQLFDEIIYYGDSARVPYGTKDPTTIKQFGLEALDFFKPHKIELLIVACNTASALALEEMQKYSKIPIVGVIEPSILAIKQQVKDKNAPILVLGTKATIQSNAYDNALKQQGYLNVSHLATSLFVPLIEENILEGELLETCMRYYFAPLEILPKVVILGCTHFPLIAHQIEGYFMEHFALSTPPLLIHSGDAIVEYLQQKYALKKNACAFPKVEFHASGDVVWLEKQAKEWLKL is encoded by the coding sequence ATGAAAATAGGCGTTTTTGATAGCGGTGTGGGAGGGTTTAGCGTTTTAAAAAGCCTTTTAAAAGCGCAATTATTTGATGAAATCATCTATTATGGCGATAGCGCTAGGGTGCCTTATGGCACTAAAGACCCCACCACGATCAAGCAATTTGGCTTAGAGGCTTTGGATTTTTTCAAACCGCACAAGATTGAATTATTGATTGTGGCATGCAACACAGCGAGCGCTCTAGCCTTAGAAGAGATGCAAAAATATTCCAAAATCCCTATTGTGGGCGTGATTGAGCCAAGCATTTTAGCGATCAAACAACAAGTAAAAGATAAAAACGCCCCTATTTTAGTGCTAGGGACAAAAGCGACGATTCAATCCAACGCTTATGACAACGCCCTGAAACAACAAGGCTATTTGAATGTTTCGCATTTAGCCACTTCTCTTTTTGTGCCTTTGATTGAAGAAAATATTTTAGAGGGCGAATTGTTAGAAACTTGCATGCGTTATTATTTTGCTCCATTAGAGATCTTGCCTAAAGTGGTTATTTTAGGTTGCACGCATTTTCCCTTGATCGCTCACCAAATTGAGGGCTATTTTATGGAGCATTTTGCCCTTTCAACGCCCCCCCTACTCATCCATTCTGGCGATGCTATTGTGGAATATTTGCAGCAAAAATACGCCCTTAAGAAAAACGCATGCGCATTCCCTAAAGTAGAATTTCATGCGAGCGGCGATGTGGTTTGGCTAGAAAAACAGGCTAAAGAATGGCTCAAATTGTAA